ACAActagttaaaaaataaattgctttatcctaaattatattaaatattactaatattaaaatacttaataaatattttaattttgaccCGCCACCACCCCCCCTCATCGGAGGACaataactttattttatattaaataactTTTGCTTCTCTAACTATATTATTTCTAGaactatatattattattaactatATATTATTTCTACAActagtttaaaaaataaattactctatcctaaatattaaatatgactaataataaaatataaatatataaaaattaaattagattataaaaatataatttctattTACATTTGATTAAGTTAATCTAGTATTAAATTATATCaaattaaattataaaaataaatatattaaattgtgCTGCCTAAGATACATTATTGTTTCCATCCACACTCTTTGCTCTTCTGTTTGTGATGACATGTAAAcctgtgttgtattttttcctccAGTTCTTGCTGTTTCTTCAGCAGCATCTTCCTCTTGGCCTGTTGTCTCCATACTCTTATCTCTTTCATCTCATGAGTATCATCTGACAGAAGAAGAATATGAAAGGTAAGCTCAACACCTGCAACCCTTCAATCACTGAAGTGTCAACATTACAATCTTGTGACTTTGACATCTTAATAAAGTGACCATTTAACTTCTGGAGGCAACACACTTATGAAATATATTGTACAAGCTGACTTTCTTACCACCAACATCAATGGCCACCTCCTTGTCACGGGTCTTGCTAATGGCCTTGACGATTTTCTCCTTCTGTTGTTTCAGGTACCACGTTTTCAGGTTTGACATGAGGCTTTTCTTTGGAACAGATCCAGATCTTTCTGtgtcctcttctctttcactctcctcACTTTCtgtgtcttcctcctctcctttcttcttccacTTACGTGCTCCTTTCCcatcccttctttctctctctttctttgtccacttttgtctttgtctctgcttcTCCTTCTTGCGTTTTATTCTGTCCTCTATTGTCTGCCTTTTCTtcagcagcttcctcttcttTGCCATTTGCCTCCACACTCGAATGTCCTTCATTTCAGGAGTATCGtctgaaagaaacaaaatatcagTGGTGAGCCTGGAGAACAGCTACAACATCTACaagagaagaagctgcagagaaacacagtctTCTATCAAATGGGTTCTAACAGTATAGAAAGTGACTTTCTTACCACCAGCCTCAATGGACTCCTCCTTATCACAGGTCCTGATAAGGGCCTTGAcgattttctctttcttgtgttCAAGGTGccacattttcaggtttgagaCAAAGGTCCACTCAGATTTACTTCTTCCTGTCGTCTCCTGTCTTTCTCCACcactcttctccttcctccgcctctctttctcctcccgctcccatttctctctttcttccctcctccttctcctctcagtcctctcctgtctttgtttctcctcctgctcctgtcgttctctctcctcctgcacctgtcgttctctctcctcctgttccagtctttcctgtctctcgttttccctcctcctccttctcctctcagtcctctcccatcgttctctctcctcctgctcctgtctttgtttctcctcctgctcctgtttttctctctccttctcctccagtctttctctttcttctcgttcctgtctctctctttcctccctcctcctccttctcctctcagtcctctcctgtctttgtttctcctcctgtctctctctttcttctcgttcctgtctctctctttcctccctcctcctccttctcctctcagtcctctcctgtctttgtttctcctcctgctcttgttgttctctctcctcctgctcctgtctttgtttctcctcctgctcttgttgttctctctcctcctgttcctgtctttgtttctcctcctgtctctctctttcttctcgttcctgtctctctctttcctccctcctcctccttctcctttcagTCCTCTCCTGgactctctcctcctgctcttgttgttctctctcctcctgctcctgtctttgtttct
Above is a window of Lates calcarifer isolate ASB-BC8 linkage group LG10, TLL_Latcal_v3, whole genome shotgun sequence DNA encoding:
- the LOC108901976 gene encoding putative uncharacterized protein DDB_G0271982 translates to MWHLEHKKEKIVKALIRTCDKEESIEAGDDTPEMKDIRVWRQMAKKRKLLKKRQTIEDRIKRKKEKQRQRQKWTKKERERRDGKGARKWKKKGEEEDTESEESEREEDTERSGSVPKKSLMSNLKTWYLKQQKEKIVKAISKTRDKEVAIDVGDDTHEMKEIRVWRQQAKRKMLLKKQQELEEKIQHRFTCHHKQKSKECGWKQ